One Thermococcus celericrescens genomic region harbors:
- a CDS encoding translation initiation factor IF-6, which produces MHIERLDFENSPYLGVYGTATDRLALIREGLGEKKLEVLREVLKVPLIETSIMKSRIVGIFAAGNSNAMIVPWYAWDAELERINGQLREHGIDTEIVPFQSTLTAFGNLILANDRAALVSAKFSREEAKRLEDVLGVEVERGMIGDFHAVGSVGVVTNRGGLVHPEATDEELEWLRDLFKVDIYVGTANMGVPFVGSCMLANSHGVVVGHLTTGPEIVKIEEALGFLD; this is translated from the coding sequence ATGCACATAGAAAGGCTCGATTTTGAGAACTCTCCATACCTGGGCGTTTACGGCACTGCCACCGACAGGCTAGCCCTTATCAGGGAGGGCCTCGGCGAGAAGAAGCTCGAGGTTCTCAGGGAGGTTCTCAAGGTCCCGCTCATTGAAACGAGCATAATGAAGTCGCGCATAGTGGGTATATTCGCGGCCGGAAACTCCAACGCAATGATCGTCCCCTGGTACGCGTGGGACGCCGAGCTGGAGAGGATAAACGGCCAGCTCAGAGAGCACGGGATTGACACCGAGATAGTCCCGTTCCAGAGCACCCTCACCGCCTTCGGCAACCTCATCCTCGCCAACGACAGGGCGGCGCTGGTGAGTGCAAAGTTCAGCCGCGAGGAGGCCAAGAGGCTCGAGGATGTACTCGGCGTCGAGGTTGAGAGGGGCATGATAGGTGACTTCCACGCCGTGGGAAGCGTTGGAGTGGTCACCAACAGGGGCGGACTCGTTCACCCCGAGGCGACCGACGAGGAGCTCGAGTGGCTCCGCGACCTGTTCAAGGTTGACATATACGTCGGAACGGCCAACATGGGCGTTCCCTTCGTTGGCTCCTGCATGCTGGCGAACTCTCACGGTGTCGTCGTTGGGCACCTGACCACCGGACCCGAGATAGTGAAGATTGAAGAAGCCTTGGGCTTCCTTGACTGA
- the rpl18a gene encoding 50S ribosomal protein L18Ae, which produces MEVKVFRVKGVFERNGKRERFTREYRGLRAEDVIEILYSEVGSKHRVPRNKIWIESVEEIKPEEAENPIVRKLSGL; this is translated from the coding sequence ATGGAGGTTAAGGTCTTCCGCGTTAAGGGCGTTTTCGAGAGGAACGGAAAGAGGGAGAGGTTCACCAGGGAGTACCGCGGCCTCAGGGCCGAGGATGTCATCGAGATACTCTACTCCGAGGTCGGCAGCAAGCACCGCGTTCCGAGGAACAAGATATGGATCGAGAGCGTCGAGGAGATAAAGCCCGAAGAGGCCGAGAACCCGATAGTCAGAAAGCTCAGCGGGCTCTGA